The following proteins are encoded in a genomic region of Sylvia atricapilla isolate bSylAtr1 chromosome 14, bSylAtr1.pri, whole genome shotgun sequence:
- the FAM114A2 gene encoding protein FAM114A2 isoform X1: protein MFVVMSEEDSGENRKDETSYEAENEQKTEELGCSESSEGREQETVPVTRKRPEPKPPSQPAATEKPAGETIKVSDPPAVQTGWGYWGSWGKSLLSTASATVATVGQGISNVIEKAETTLGIPSPSEISSESKDASRGSENPAASNTDAADDGSSFPIAGALEVLSTISTAVQSTGKSVISGGLDALEFIGKKTMDVIAEGDPGFKKTKGLINRTSTLSQVLREAKEKEEQQTATEVTMATEKKAHYGLLFDEFQGLSHLEALEMLSRESESKVKAVLNALSGEELDTLKEEMEQLKEAFSLPEFFEEEEEEKKGDEEFTKEVTELFSELHISSKPDKVITVRTSAHEWIARFNSSLPKEEKESEENQEVESRDGDQDAKKSVEDIHAFAIRSLAELTACSIEMFHKTAALFLYGQKQEVTATDRAKSLSQLTIMLCKELSAFSKEFTTCLTTAGVKEKADVLNPLITGVFLEASNSASYIQDAFQLLLPVLQISLIEARTELSQ, encoded by the exons ATGTTTGTAGTCATGTCTGAGGAAGACAGTGGTGAAAATCGGAAAGATGAAACCTCTTATGAAGCTGAAAATGAACAGAAGACAGAGGAACTTGGCTGCTCTGAGAGCAGtgaagggagagaacaagagACTGTGCCTGTGACTCGGAAAAGACCTGAGCCCAAGCCCCCAAGCCAGCCTGCTGCCACAGAAAAGCCTGCAGGTGAAACCATCAAG gTCTCAGATCCTCCTGCAGTTCAGACAGGGTGGGGCTACTGGGGAAGCTGGGGGAAATCTCTTCTGTCAACTGCGTCTGCTACCGTAGCTACTGTAG GTCAAGGTATTTCAAATGTCatagaaaaagcagaaacaacCCTTGGGATCCCCAGTCCTAGTGAAATCTCATCAGAGTCCAAAGATGCTTCAAGAG GAAGTGAGAATCCTGCTGCCAGCAACACTGATGCAGCTGATGATGGCAGCTCCTTCCCTATTGCTGGAGCTCTTGAAGTTTTATCAACCATCTCTACTGCTGTCCAAAGCACA GGTAAAAGTGTTATTAGTGGAGGTCTGGATGCCTTGGAATTCATCGGGAAAAAGACAATGGATGTAATAGCTGAGGGAGACCCTGGATTCAAAAAAACAAAGGGCCTCATAAACAGAACCTCTACGTTATCTCAG gtCTTACGAGaggcaaaggagaaagaagagcagcagaCAGCTACCGAGGTTACCATGGCTACTGAGAAGAAAGCCCATTATGGGTTACTGTTTGATGAGTTTCAGGGTCTTTCGCATCTGGAGGCCTTAGAGATGCTTTCCAGAGAGAGTGAATCAAAG GTGAAAGCAGTTCTGAATGCCCTCTCTGGAGAGGAGTTGGACACACTGAAGGAGGAAATGGAACAACTcaaagaagcattttctttaCCTGAATTCtttgaagaagaagaggaagaaaagaagg GAGACGAGGAGTTCACAAAAGAAGTGACAGAGTTGTTTTCAGAATTGCACATCTCCTCCAAGCCAGACAAAGTGATCACG GTGAGGACATCTGCTCATGAGTGGATAGCACGATTCAACAGCAGTCTtcctaaagaagaaaaagaaagtgaagaaaaccaAGAAGTAGAATCCAGAGATGGGGACCAAGATGCTAAGAAATCAGTAGAG GATATTCATGCATTTGCCATAAGAAGCCTGGCAGAACTGACAGCCTGCTCCATTGAAATGTTTCACAAAACTGCAGCTTTGTTTCTCTACGGCCAGAAACAGGAGGTGACAGCCACAGACAGAGCCAAGTCTCTTTCACA ACTGACGATCATGCTGTGTAAAGAACTGTCAGCTTTCTCTAAAGAGTTCACAACATGCTTAACCACTGCAGGG GTCAAAGAGAAAGCAGATGTGCTTAATCCCTTAATCACTGGAGTGTTTTTGGAG gcTTCAAACAGTGCTTCCTATATCCAAGATGCCTTCCAGCTCTTATTGCCTGTACTGCAGATCTCTCTTATTGAGGCTAGAACGGAACTATCACAGTAA
- the MFAP3 gene encoding microfibril-associated glycoprotein 3 — MKLSYCLLILAVSADLSVGFTVENVAFNRTVAFGPFNASLHAVSQALISSPAHHDIIAKEGTSILIECKLNISQYEHILWYNSRGHLLEQKDEGDRWRIADNSLNITKVSFADRGRYTCAGINHNETLYYTVTLRVIFTSGDMSIYYMIVCLVAFAITLILNITRLCMMSSHLRKTEKAINEFFRTEGAEKLQKAFEIAKRIPIITSAKTLELAKVTQFKTMEFARYIEELARSIPLPPLILNCRAFMEEIFEAVRVEDPDEVGKEEKQPPGCGAQPPLFPGNTEMKRSHSPAGDSDDGSLSEQGQEIAVQVSIHPQAQGQAIDTVSHGSCHSVPAEEGTC, encoded by the exons ATGAAGCTCAGCTATTGCCTGTTAATTTTGGCTGTTAGTGCTGATCTTTCAGTTGGATTCACAGTGGAAAATGTAGCTTTTAACAGGACAGTTGCTTTTGGGCCTTTCAATGCATCACTTCATGCAGTGTCTCAAGCTTTAATAAGTTCTCCAGCACACCATGATATCATAGCCAAAGAGGGGACCAGTATTTTAATTGAATGTAAACTGAACATCAGCCAGTATGAACATATCCTTTGGTATAACTCCAGAGGACACCTGCTTGAACAGAAAGATGAAG GTGACCGGTGGAGGATTGCTGATAACTCCCTCAACATCACAAAGGTCAGCTTTGCTGACCGGGGCCGGTACACGTGTGCAGGCATTAATCATAACGAGACTTTGTACTACACAGTCACCCTGAGGGTTATCTTCACCTCAGGGGACATGAGCATCTACTACATGATTGTGTGCCTCGTTGCCTTTGCCATCACCCTCATTTTGAACATCACCCGCCTGTGCATGATGAGCAGCCACCTCCGCAAAACGGAGAAGGCCATCAACGAGTTCTTCCGCACGGAAGGGGCCGAGAAGCTGCAGAAGGCTTTCGAGATCGCCAAGCGCATCCCCATCATCACCTCGGCCAAAACGCTCGAGCTGGCCAAAGTCACTCAGTTCAAGACCATGGAGTTTGCTCGCTACATCGAAGAGCTGGCCAGGAGCATTCCCCTGCCGCCCCTGATCCTTAACTGCAGGGCCTTCATGGAGGAGATCTTCGAGGCCGTGCGGGTGGAGGACCCCGACgaggtggggaaggaggagaagcagcccCCCGGCTGTGGGGCGCAGCCCCCGCTGTTCCCCGGGAACACGGAGATGAAGCGCAGCCACTCCCCGGCCGGCGACTCAGATGACGGCTCCCTGAGcgagcagggccaggagatcGCCGTGCAGGTGTCCATCCACCCCCAGGCACAAGGGCAGGCCATTGACACTGTGTCCCACGGCAGCTGCCACTCCGTGCCGGCTGAGGAGGGCacctgctga
- the FAM114A2 gene encoding protein FAM114A2 isoform X2 produces MSEEDSGENRKDETSYEAENEQKTEELGCSESSEGREQETVPVTRKRPEPKPPSQPAATEKPAGETIKVSDPPAVQTGWGYWGSWGKSLLSTASATVATVGQGISNVIEKAETTLGIPSPSEISSESKDASRGSENPAASNTDAADDGSSFPIAGALEVLSTISTAVQSTGKSVISGGLDALEFIGKKTMDVIAEGDPGFKKTKGLINRTSTLSQVLREAKEKEEQQTATEVTMATEKKAHYGLLFDEFQGLSHLEALEMLSRESESKVKAVLNALSGEELDTLKEEMEQLKEAFSLPEFFEEEEEEKKGDEEFTKEVTELFSELHISSKPDKVITVRTSAHEWIARFNSSLPKEEKESEENQEVESRDGDQDAKKSVEDIHAFAIRSLAELTACSIEMFHKTAALFLYGQKQEVTATDRAKSLSQLTIMLCKELSAFSKEFTTCLTTAGVKEKADVLNPLITGVFLEASNSASYIQDAFQLLLPVLQISLIEARTELSQ; encoded by the exons ATGTCTGAGGAAGACAGTGGTGAAAATCGGAAAGATGAAACCTCTTATGAAGCTGAAAATGAACAGAAGACAGAGGAACTTGGCTGCTCTGAGAGCAGtgaagggagagaacaagagACTGTGCCTGTGACTCGGAAAAGACCTGAGCCCAAGCCCCCAAGCCAGCCTGCTGCCACAGAAAAGCCTGCAGGTGAAACCATCAAG gTCTCAGATCCTCCTGCAGTTCAGACAGGGTGGGGCTACTGGGGAAGCTGGGGGAAATCTCTTCTGTCAACTGCGTCTGCTACCGTAGCTACTGTAG GTCAAGGTATTTCAAATGTCatagaaaaagcagaaacaacCCTTGGGATCCCCAGTCCTAGTGAAATCTCATCAGAGTCCAAAGATGCTTCAAGAG GAAGTGAGAATCCTGCTGCCAGCAACACTGATGCAGCTGATGATGGCAGCTCCTTCCCTATTGCTGGAGCTCTTGAAGTTTTATCAACCATCTCTACTGCTGTCCAAAGCACA GGTAAAAGTGTTATTAGTGGAGGTCTGGATGCCTTGGAATTCATCGGGAAAAAGACAATGGATGTAATAGCTGAGGGAGACCCTGGATTCAAAAAAACAAAGGGCCTCATAAACAGAACCTCTACGTTATCTCAG gtCTTACGAGaggcaaaggagaaagaagagcagcagaCAGCTACCGAGGTTACCATGGCTACTGAGAAGAAAGCCCATTATGGGTTACTGTTTGATGAGTTTCAGGGTCTTTCGCATCTGGAGGCCTTAGAGATGCTTTCCAGAGAGAGTGAATCAAAG GTGAAAGCAGTTCTGAATGCCCTCTCTGGAGAGGAGTTGGACACACTGAAGGAGGAAATGGAACAACTcaaagaagcattttctttaCCTGAATTCtttgaagaagaagaggaagaaaagaagg GAGACGAGGAGTTCACAAAAGAAGTGACAGAGTTGTTTTCAGAATTGCACATCTCCTCCAAGCCAGACAAAGTGATCACG GTGAGGACATCTGCTCATGAGTGGATAGCACGATTCAACAGCAGTCTtcctaaagaagaaaaagaaagtgaagaaaaccaAGAAGTAGAATCCAGAGATGGGGACCAAGATGCTAAGAAATCAGTAGAG GATATTCATGCATTTGCCATAAGAAGCCTGGCAGAACTGACAGCCTGCTCCATTGAAATGTTTCACAAAACTGCAGCTTTGTTTCTCTACGGCCAGAAACAGGAGGTGACAGCCACAGACAGAGCCAAGTCTCTTTCACA ACTGACGATCATGCTGTGTAAAGAACTGTCAGCTTTCTCTAAAGAGTTCACAACATGCTTAACCACTGCAGGG GTCAAAGAGAAAGCAGATGTGCTTAATCCCTTAATCACTGGAGTGTTTTTGGAG gcTTCAAACAGTGCTTCCTATATCCAAGATGCCTTCCAGCTCTTATTGCCTGTACTGCAGATCTCTCTTATTGAGGCTAGAACGGAACTATCACAGTAA